The nucleotide window AGTGGGGAGCCGGGCTGATATGGCAAACACTGTAATCAGTTTCATTGACGAGTTCGTTGTCGGGATTAACTTTAGATTTCGTTTCTTCTGGCTTCTCACAGGCGGTGATTGAAAGAGTCAAAAGACCGACCAGAGCCATGGATAAGAACTTCATAAAGCCTCCCGCTTTGTAGAACATGTTGTTTGTACCCATAAGCTTTTCGTGGCGACTGTAGGGAGTCAATGAAAAGTGTGAGCGGTATTTACAATAACTACGCGAACCCCTAGGATGAGGACATGAAGAAGATAAATGCTTTCTATCGCATGCTGATGATTTTCATTCTGATCTCACTCAGTGCAAGGTTTGCGGGATTTCTTCGTTCTTGGCCGGAAGTTCTTTTGATGACAATGACCTTGGTATTCTTCTTTGCGGGCGTCAGTCATTTTACCAAAGCACGACACGATTTCGAGAAAATGGTGCCCCCAGCAATTCCCGCAAGAATGCTTATTGTCTATGTGACCGGAGTTTTGGAAGTCGTGGGTGCAATCACCTTGCAGATTCCCTCTTTGCAAAAGATCACTGCTGTAGCTTTGATACTTTTTTTGATCGCCGTCTTTCCGGCAAATTACTACGCAGCAAAATCAG belongs to Bdellovibrio svalbardensis and includes:
- a CDS encoding DoxX family protein; amino-acid sequence: MKKINAFYRMLMIFILISLSARFAGFLRSWPEVLLMTMTLVFFFAGVSHFTKARHDFEKMVPPAIPARMLIVYVTGVLEVVGAITLQIPSLQKITAVALILFLIAVFPANYYAAKSGTLFRGKAHLGVVQRGLIQLGFILALYFGALA